In Listeria monocytogenes, the following proteins share a genomic window:
- a CDS encoding helix-turn-helix transcriptional regulator yields the protein MEKEKVINIQPLMTNQVENQFTQQIQEDFHKKNPDHSALLHSLETVEVLDVLSDYYSAHEKQKQPKKETTSANKTGGEHKEIKQAIRYIKKNIHRSITLEEVANYVYLSPFYLSKLFKNELNINFINYVNEQKMLYAKEQLEKSDWAVHTIAKNLGFSRASYFCKVFKKEFDMTPKEYRDSLK from the coding sequence TTGGAAAAAGAAAAAGTAATCAATATTCAACCACTTATGACGAATCAAGTTGAAAATCAATTTACACAACAAATTCAGGAAGACTTTCATAAAAAAAATCCAGATCACTCCGCCCTACTTCATTCTCTTGAAACAGTTGAAGTGCTAGATGTTCTAAGCGATTATTACTCTGCACATGAAAAACAAAAACAACCTAAAAAAGAAACTACGAGTGCCAACAAAACTGGTGGAGAGCATAAAGAAATCAAACAAGCGATTCGTTACATTAAAAAAAATATTCATCGCTCCATCACATTAGAAGAAGTTGCTAATTACGTCTATCTAAGCCCCTTTTATTTAAGTAAATTATTTAAAAACGAATTAAACATCAATTTTATCAATTACGTCAATGAACAAAAAATGCTCTATGCGAAAGAACAACTAGAAAAAAGCGATTGGGCAGTTCATACGATTGCGAAGAACTTGGGTTTTTCAAGAGCGAGTTACTTTTGCAAAGTCTTTAAAAAAGAATTCGATATGACACCAAAAGAATATCGCGACTCCTTAAAATAA
- a CDS encoding ECF transporter S component: MKIQKLVLCAMLIAMCVIGANIKLMGSVAFDAAPAFIGTLLLGPMYGAVLGIFGHLTSALLAGFPLTLPIHLIVAGMMGVTMIAYGFTRQKLAEKNQLLAISVSSVVAFVFNCPLSLLALYPLMHQAVFVLFPVLAIGSVCNIFVAEVVYQVLPERWKRRIAGY; encoded by the coding sequence TTGAAAATTCAAAAATTAGTCTTATGTGCGATGTTGATTGCGATGTGTGTAATTGGCGCGAACATAAAATTAATGGGTTCTGTTGCATTTGACGCAGCTCCAGCTTTTATTGGAACATTGCTGCTTGGTCCGATGTACGGCGCAGTGCTTGGGATTTTCGGTCATTTAACATCAGCATTACTGGCGGGTTTTCCGCTCACACTACCAATTCATTTGATTGTTGCTGGAATGATGGGCGTAACGATGATAGCTTACGGGTTTACGCGCCAAAAACTAGCTGAAAAAAATCAACTACTTGCAATTAGTGTATCTAGTGTAGTTGCTTTTGTTTTTAATTGTCCATTATCATTACTTGCACTTTATCCATTAATGCATCAAGCGGTGTTTGTTTTATTCCCAGTGCTCGCAATTGGTTCGGTTTGCAACATTTTTGTCGCAGAAGTCGTTTACCAAGTATTGCCAGAACGCTGGAAAAGACGAATTGCCGGGTACTAA
- a CDS encoding cobyrinate a,c-diamide synthase, producing the protein MNKILIAAASSGTGKTTVTLGIMHALKKRGLRVQPFKVGPDYIDTNYHQAITGVASINLDSFLIDDDAMLAALFEKHGQSADISVIEGVMGLFDGLGIDRDNSSTSFIAKCTKTPVILVVDGKAISTSAAAIVDGFNRFDPELTIAGVIINRVASENHFSLIKGAIERYTDVPVLGYLPKNAAVALPERHLGLVPKEEMTELETKWELLGDLIAEHVDLDRLLAISKTGANLTVHPPEIQVPDFSGMRVAYALDAAFHFYYQDNLDFIRSTGATLIPFSPLEEREVPDADFIYIGGGFPEVFAEQLAKNKSMRESILAAHEQGKPIYAECGGLMYLGSSLEMEAESYEMVGVFDGVSKMTTRLRKFGYCIAEPLEDTLLGKKGTAIRGHEFHHSVFETNEPTRMKLTKKRDGEIVKEWHGGYQKGNTFASYLHIHFYQNLSIITHMFGAIER; encoded by the coding sequence ATGAACAAAATCTTAATTGCGGCTGCATCAAGTGGGACTGGTAAAACGACTGTCACGCTTGGCATTATGCATGCACTTAAAAAAAGAGGCTTGCGTGTTCAACCATTTAAAGTAGGTCCTGATTATATTGATACAAATTATCATCAAGCGATAACAGGCGTTGCATCCATTAATTTAGACAGCTTTCTGATTGATGATGATGCTATGCTCGCTGCTCTTTTTGAAAAACACGGGCAATCAGCTGATATTTCGGTGATTGAAGGTGTAATGGGGCTGTTTGATGGGCTTGGTATTGATCGTGATAATTCGAGTACATCTTTTATTGCTAAATGCACGAAAACGCCTGTAATTTTAGTCGTGGATGGTAAAGCGATATCCACTTCTGCGGCGGCAATTGTGGATGGATTTAATCGTTTTGATCCGGAATTAACCATTGCTGGGGTGATTATTAATCGCGTTGCTTCAGAAAACCATTTTTCATTGATAAAAGGGGCGATTGAACGTTATACGGATGTACCTGTTTTAGGGTATTTGCCGAAAAATGCGGCGGTGGCACTTCCAGAACGTCATCTCGGATTAGTCCCAAAAGAGGAAATGACGGAATTAGAAACGAAATGGGAGTTACTTGGTGATTTGATTGCGGAACATGTTGATTTAGATAGGTTGTTGGCGATTAGTAAGACTGGTGCGAATTTGACCGTACACCCACCAGAAATACAAGTACCGGACTTTTCGGGAATGCGCGTTGCTTATGCTCTCGACGCCGCATTTCATTTTTACTATCAAGATAACTTGGATTTTATTCGTTCAACTGGAGCCACACTGATTCCGTTTAGCCCGCTAGAAGAAAGGGAAGTCCCGGACGCTGATTTTATTTATATCGGTGGTGGATTTCCGGAGGTTTTTGCGGAACAGCTAGCGAAGAACAAGTCAATGCGCGAATCGATTTTGGCGGCGCATGAACAAGGCAAGCCAATATATGCCGAGTGTGGCGGATTGATGTATCTTGGTTCGAGTTTAGAAATGGAAGCTGAATCCTATGAAATGGTAGGGGTTTTTGATGGGGTTAGTAAGATGACAACGCGGCTTCGGAAGTTTGGCTACTGTATCGCGGAACCTTTAGAAGACACACTACTTGGTAAAAAAGGGACAGCTATTCGCGGTCATGAATTTCATCATTCTGTTTTTGAAACGAACGAACCAACACGTATGAAATTAACGAAAAAGCGGGATGGCGAAATTGTCAAAGAATGGCACGGCGGTTATCAAAAAGGTAATACGTTCGCTAGTTACCTGCATATCCATTTCTATCAAAATCTATCGATAATAACGCATATGTTTGGAGCGATAGAGCGATGA
- the cbiB gene encoding adenosylcobinamide-phosphate synthase CbiB has translation MILLFYTSSFILDCLLGDPYSWPHPIKAIGNLIKWLTIILRKIFHGKSLYFAGGLLFVLTVGMTGVVSWFILFLSAKIAYWLYVAVFVYLGYTTLAMTCLAKEARKIQRTLADGDLAAARVQVGMIVGRDTDKLTAEEISKATIETVAENTADGVIAPLFYLFIGGPVLALMYKAVNTLDSMVGYKNEKYRAIGFVSAKMDDIANFIPARLAWFFLVIASFILRYDGRASWQIGLRDRKNHTSPNCAYPEGAVAGALQITLGGTHEYFGETVVKPTIGSGTKPVSEKEISQTIHLLYMASTIAFIMFASIYLLLF, from the coding sequence ATGATATTGTTATTTTATACGTCATCATTCATTTTAGATTGCTTATTAGGTGATCCATATAGCTGGCCGCATCCTATTAAAGCGATCGGCAACTTGATTAAGTGGTTGACTATTATTTTACGAAAAATCTTTCATGGTAAATCACTGTATTTTGCCGGGGGATTGCTATTTGTTCTCACGGTTGGTATGACCGGAGTTGTATCCTGGTTCATTCTATTTCTTAGTGCCAAAATTGCTTACTGGCTTTACGTAGCTGTTTTTGTTTACTTAGGCTATACGACGCTTGCGATGACTTGCCTTGCGAAAGAGGCTCGGAAAATACAGCGGACCTTGGCGGACGGGGATTTGGCTGCTGCAAGAGTGCAAGTGGGGATGATTGTTGGTCGGGATACAGATAAGTTAACCGCAGAAGAAATTAGTAAAGCAACGATAGAGACAGTGGCGGAAAATACAGCGGATGGCGTTATCGCACCACTTTTTTACTTATTCATTGGTGGGCCGGTGCTTGCTTTGATGTATAAAGCAGTTAATACACTGGATTCGATGGTCGGTTATAAAAACGAAAAATACCGCGCAATTGGTTTTGTTTCCGCGAAAATGGATGACATTGCCAATTTTATCCCAGCAAGATTAGCTTGGTTTTTCCTTGTCATTGCAAGTTTTATTTTAAGGTATGACGGACGTGCTTCTTGGCAAATCGGGCTTCGAGATCGGAAAAATCATACGAGTCCTAATTGCGCTTATCCTGAAGGTGCAGTAGCAGGTGCGCTTCAGATCACGCTTGGTGGAACGCATGAGTACTTCGGTGAAACAGTTGTTAAACCAACCATTGGAAGTGGAACTAAACCCGTTTCAGAAAAAGAAATTAGCCAAACGATTCATTTGCTATACATGGCTTCAACAATCGCTTTTATCATGTTTGCAAGTATTTACCTACTATTATTTTAA
- a CDS encoding cobalt-precorrin-8 methylmutase, with amino-acid sequence MNYIKNPAKIEEKSFEIIQQIIDDIRPDYTFQNKLEEAIIKRAIHTTADFDYLDSLVFQQDAIAKIIHVLQNKGTIFTDTNMALSGINKRLLDELGCKYHCYVSDPETMEIAKQHGITRSMAGIKLASLKDGPKLFVLGNAPTAVYKIIEMTESGQLQADAVVAVPVGFVGAAECKEEILETDIPAIVARGRKGGSNLAAAIINAILITM; translated from the coding sequence ATGAACTATATTAAGAATCCAGCTAAAATTGAAGAGAAAAGCTTTGAAATCATTCAACAAATTATTGATGATATTCGTCCAGATTACACATTTCAAAACAAGTTAGAGGAAGCGATTATCAAGCGTGCAATACATACGACAGCAGATTTTGATTACTTAGACAGCCTCGTTTTTCAACAAGATGCCATCGCGAAAATCATTCATGTTCTTCAAAATAAAGGAACTATTTTCACGGATACGAATATGGCACTTAGTGGAATTAATAAACGACTTTTAGATGAACTTGGGTGTAAATATCATTGTTATGTGAGTGACCCAGAGACGATGGAGATTGCCAAACAGCATGGGATTACACGCTCTATGGCTGGAATTAAACTCGCTTCTTTAAAAGATGGACCGAAACTATTTGTCCTCGGAAATGCGCCAACTGCGGTGTATAAAATTATCGAGATGACAGAAAGTGGGCAATTGCAAGCAGATGCAGTAGTGGCAGTACCGGTTGGTTTTGTCGGAGCGGCTGAATGTAAAGAGGAGATTTTAGAAACAGATATCCCAGCCATTGTCGCACGCGGTAGAAAAGGCGGTAGTAATCTTGCTGCAGCGATCATTAATGCAATCTTGATTACGATGTAA
- the cbiD gene encoding cobalt-precorrin-5B (C(1))-methyltransferase CbiD, with protein MEDFIYYNGKKYRKGYTTGTCAAAAAKACVEMILTQEEVSAVQVTTTGGTILEIPVAYQKFSKDKATAAVQKDGGDDIDATHGMWIFVDVDLTDNAEVVLDGGVGIGRATQKGISVAVGEAAINPAPRKNILATVRESLGENRGAKILVYAPEGEERAKRTMNSNLGIIGGISILGTTGIVTPMSDEGWKKSLSMELEMKRNQGLDQIILVPGNYGDDFVQNTLGFSSGNIVSMSNFVGYMLKETQRLAFKKVLMVGHFGKLVKVSAGIFTTYSKDADARAEILVANLALLGAPLSLLQAVEKCNTTEAAGEFIEEAGFTQVYDVIVQKIKARSERFLKFTKPSVEVDVVTFSTERGLLAATKDIDVLREEWR; from the coding sequence ATGGAAGATTTTATTTATTATAATGGCAAAAAATACCGTAAAGGCTATACGACTGGTACATGTGCGGCTGCGGCTGCTAAAGCTTGTGTGGAAATGATTCTAACGCAAGAAGAAGTGAGTGCAGTACAAGTCACAACTACTGGCGGAACGATTCTGGAAATCCCCGTGGCGTACCAAAAGTTTTCGAAAGACAAAGCCACAGCAGCGGTTCAAAAAGATGGTGGCGATGATATTGATGCGACACACGGAATGTGGATTTTTGTAGATGTTGATTTAACCGATAACGCGGAAGTCGTATTAGATGGTGGTGTTGGTATCGGTCGCGCTACGCAAAAAGGAATTTCTGTGGCAGTAGGAGAAGCGGCGATTAATCCGGCACCGCGGAAAAATATTTTAGCAACCGTGCGCGAATCACTTGGCGAAAATCGTGGTGCAAAGATATTAGTCTACGCACCAGAAGGAGAAGAGCGCGCGAAACGAACCATGAATAGCAATTTAGGAATTATCGGTGGAATTTCTATTTTAGGAACGACGGGCATTGTTACGCCGATGTCGGATGAAGGCTGGAAAAAATCATTATCAATGGAACTTGAAATGAAACGTAATCAAGGTCTCGACCAAATTATTCTTGTTCCCGGTAATTACGGGGATGATTTTGTTCAAAATACGCTTGGTTTTTCAAGCGGAAATATTGTTTCCATGAGTAATTTCGTTGGTTATATGTTAAAAGAAACACAGCGTCTAGCTTTCAAAAAAGTGCTAATGGTTGGTCATTTTGGCAAATTGGTGAAGGTTTCAGCAGGGATTTTTACGACGTACAGTAAAGATGCAGATGCGCGGGCGGAAATTTTAGTCGCTAATTTAGCTTTGCTCGGTGCGCCGCTATCGCTTTTACAAGCAGTAGAGAAGTGCAATACGACAGAGGCAGCAGGCGAATTCATTGAAGAAGCTGGCTTTACCCAAGTATATGACGTCATTGTGCAAAAAATCAAAGCAAGATCAGAACGATTTTTGAAATTCACGAAACCGAGTGTAGAAGTCGATGTAGTTACTTTTTCGACCGAACGTGGGTTGCTTGCTGCAACGAAAGATATCGATGTACTCCGGGAGGAATGGCGATGA
- a CDS encoding cobalt-precorrin-7 (C(5))-methyltransferase, producing the protein MITVVGIGPGDTNLLINEAKQALNTAEIVYGSTRQLQEIAELTTATPMLLPKKLADLKNIPHQNKNVVILASGDPLLYGIGNWALANFSEDIRIVPGISAIQMMFHRIQLPMNNCFITSSHGKKPNFDFLLQHEKVAMVTDTIIGPYEIAAEILQRGLKKILFIGENLSSKEERIHKLKPEQVAKKYDMNVVVIVDEG; encoded by the coding sequence ATGATTACAGTAGTTGGAATTGGACCAGGAGATACAAATTTGCTAATAAACGAAGCAAAACAAGCGTTAAATACCGCCGAAATAGTGTATGGGTCAACAAGACAATTACAAGAAATCGCAGAACTAACGACAGCAACGCCAATGCTTTTGCCAAAAAAACTAGCAGATTTGAAAAACATCCCGCATCAAAACAAAAACGTGGTTATTCTAGCTTCCGGAGATCCACTATTATATGGGATTGGCAACTGGGCGCTGGCAAATTTTTCAGAAGATATCCGGATTGTTCCGGGAATTAGTGCGATTCAAATGATGTTTCATCGAATTCAATTACCGATGAATAACTGTTTTATTACGAGTAGCCACGGTAAAAAGCCAAACTTCGACTTCTTGTTACAACACGAAAAAGTCGCGATGGTAACAGATACAATCATTGGTCCGTATGAAATCGCTGCTGAAATTTTACAACGTGGCTTAAAAAAAATCCTATTTATTGGAGAAAATTTGAGTTCAAAAGAGGAACGAATTCATAAGTTGAAACCAGAACAAGTAGCAAAAAAATACGATATGAATGTAGTGGTGATTGTAGATGAAGGATGA
- a CDS encoding decarboxylating cobalt-precorrin-6B (C(15))-methyltransferase, with the protein MKDEVFIRGKVPMTKAEVRAASIDLLNLNETSKKLLDVGAGTGSVGLQVACNFPKIQVTAIERKPDAVDLIKQNQAKFGLENVTVIEAYAPIELPEKETFDAIFIGGSGGNLTDIIDWSLAHLNPRGSLVLNFILLENALTAMNHLEKLTVNELTMKQIQVSSWHKLGAGHYFEPQNPTVIIGCKKLEE; encoded by the coding sequence ATGAAGGATGAGGTTTTTATTCGTGGAAAAGTACCGATGACAAAAGCAGAAGTACGAGCAGCAAGCATTGATTTACTTAACTTAAATGAGACATCAAAGAAATTACTAGATGTTGGTGCGGGAACTGGGAGCGTTGGTCTTCAAGTTGCTTGTAATTTCCCGAAAATCCAAGTTACTGCGATTGAACGAAAACCAGATGCAGTGGATTTAATTAAACAAAATCAAGCGAAATTTGGATTAGAAAATGTAACAGTTATCGAAGCATACGCGCCAATTGAATTGCCTGAAAAGGAAACCTTTGATGCTATTTTTATTGGTGGAAGTGGTGGCAATTTAACCGATATTATCGACTGGTCGTTGGCACATTTGAACCCGAGAGGCAGTTTGGTACTTAATTTTATTTTGCTTGAAAATGCGTTAACTGCAATGAACCATTTGGAAAAATTAACAGTGAACGAATTAACGATGAAACAAATCCAAGTTTCGAGTTGGCATAAACTTGGAGCAGGTCATTATTTTGAACCACAAAATCCAACCGTCATTATCGGCTGTAAAAAACTAGAGGAGTGA
- a CDS encoding cobalt-precorrin-4 methyltransferase, with amino-acid sequence MAEVHFVGAGPGDKELITLKGYQLLKEADVVIYAGSLVNPELLEYCKPDCEIHNSASMNLIEIIDCMEAGVTAGKEVVRLQTGDFSIYGSIREQVEEMKKRSIPFTCTPGVSSFLGAASSFGVEYTVPEVSQSVIITRMAGRTPVPSRESLRSYAAHQTSMVIFLSVQGIRKVVSELIKGGYKPETPAAVIYKATWAEEKKVTGTLEDIAEKVTEAGITKTALIMVGDFLGEEFYYSKLYDKDFKHEYR; translated from the coding sequence ATGGCAGAAGTACATTTCGTCGGAGCAGGACCAGGAGATAAAGAGTTAATTACCTTAAAAGGATATCAATTATTAAAAGAGGCGGATGTCGTTATTTATGCAGGGTCGCTCGTAAACCCGGAGTTGCTAGAATATTGTAAACCAGACTGCGAAATCCATAATAGTGCAAGTATGAATTTAATCGAAATCATTGACTGTATGGAAGCGGGCGTGACTGCTGGTAAAGAAGTGGTTCGTTTGCAAACCGGAGACTTTTCTATTTATGGTTCGATTCGTGAACAGGTCGAGGAAATGAAAAAACGTTCGATTCCCTTCACTTGTACACCGGGCGTGAGCTCATTCCTTGGCGCGGCAAGCAGTTTTGGAGTGGAGTATACAGTTCCTGAAGTAAGTCAGAGTGTAATTATTACCCGAATGGCTGGCAGAACTCCAGTACCATCGCGCGAATCTCTTCGTTCATACGCGGCACACCAAACTTCAATGGTAATTTTCTTGTCCGTTCAAGGTATTAGAAAAGTCGTTTCTGAATTAATTAAAGGCGGTTATAAACCAGAAACCCCAGCAGCTGTCATTTACAAAGCGACTTGGGCGGAAGAAAAGAAAGTAACCGGCACGTTAGAAGATATCGCAGAAAAAGTAACAGAAGCCGGAATTACGAAAACGGCACTTATTATGGTCGGGGATTTCCTTGGAGAAGAGTTTTATTATTCTAAGCTATACGACAAGGATTTCAAACATGAATATAGATAA
- the cbiG gene encoding cobalt-precorrin 5A hydrolase has translation MNIDKLAIIAVTERGRDLAVTLTKKVAATIFVPEKHCNELTNSLTPDFGTAMREIFTKYQALICIMATGIAVRTLAPVIEDKLSDPAVLVMDEHGKFIISLLSGHVGGANELTEQIAAITGGAAVITTATDRANVAAIDNIAKELNGYLPDFKATTKRINGLLAAGKEVGLYIDEPLEIDTRGFTMEEVSPQVYISTKNKLQVATHERIQLVPKQFILGVGCRKGVSAETIDAAFTHFCEQENIHPRAFREIHSITLKAEEPAILHLAEKWRVPFIVHPAEELQTVAGKYPTSAFVQKTVQVGNVALSSADIGSNGNVVTSRFAENGVTFAAGKLTKNSEVAK, from the coding sequence ATGAATATAGATAAACTGGCGATTATTGCTGTCACAGAACGTGGTCGCGATTTAGCAGTAACGTTAACAAAAAAGGTAGCAGCTACGATTTTTGTACCAGAAAAGCATTGCAATGAGCTAACGAATTCTTTAACGCCGGATTTTGGAACAGCGATGCGCGAAATTTTCACGAAATATCAAGCATTGATTTGTATTATGGCGACTGGAATTGCGGTTCGGACACTTGCTCCAGTGATAGAAGATAAGCTGTCAGATCCAGCAGTACTTGTCATGGATGAACATGGGAAATTTATTATCAGCTTGCTTTCAGGACATGTTGGTGGCGCAAATGAACTAACCGAACAAATCGCTGCGATAACTGGCGGTGCGGCAGTAATTACAACCGCAACAGACCGCGCGAATGTAGCTGCCATTGATAACATTGCCAAAGAACTAAATGGTTATCTACCTGATTTTAAAGCAACAACGAAACGCATCAATGGTTTACTTGCAGCAGGAAAAGAAGTTGGTTTGTACATCGATGAGCCACTAGAAATAGATACGCGCGGTTTTACAATGGAAGAAGTTAGCCCGCAAGTTTACATTTCAACTAAAAATAAACTGCAGGTGGCGACACATGAACGCATCCAGCTGGTACCTAAGCAATTTATCCTCGGGGTCGGTTGCAGAAAAGGCGTTTCAGCGGAAACGATAGATGCAGCATTTACACATTTTTGTGAACAAGAAAACATACACCCGCGGGCATTCCGTGAGATTCATAGTATTACTTTAAAAGCGGAAGAACCGGCAATTCTTCATTTAGCGGAGAAATGGCGTGTCCCATTTATTGTCCATCCAGCAGAAGAATTACAAACAGTTGCTGGAAAATATCCAACATCCGCTTTTGTTCAAAAAACTGTTCAAGTAGGGAATGTCGCCCTATCGTCAGCAGATATTGGTAGTAACGGAAACGTTGTTACAAGCCGATTTGCTGAAAATGGCGTGACTTTCGCAGCAGGGAAATTAACTAAAAATAGTGAGGTGGCAAAATGA
- the cobJ gene encoding precorrin-3B C(17)-methyltransferase: MIYVIGIGPGDKRLMTGEALQAIEDAEVIVGYVTYIKLIKELIKDKEVVKTGMRREIDRCQEAVDIALTGKKVAVVSSGDAGIYGMAGLVLELAEKSNPNLEVKVIPGITASIGAAAVLGAPIMHDFCHISLSDLMTPWEVIEKRLTHAAMADFVVCFYNPRSKGRANHLANAFQKMMEYKSGDTVVGIVKDVGRKEERKIITTMRDIDYELVDMTTMVIVGNKETYVKNGKMITPRGYTL, translated from the coding sequence ATGATTTATGTAATCGGAATTGGCCCAGGAGATAAACGATTAATGACTGGTGAAGCACTGCAAGCAATAGAAGACGCGGAGGTGATTGTTGGTTATGTAACGTACATCAAACTCATCAAAGAGCTAATCAAAGATAAAGAAGTAGTGAAAACAGGCATGCGCCGCGAAATCGATCGTTGCCAAGAAGCCGTTGATATCGCACTAACAGGAAAAAAAGTAGCCGTTGTTTCAAGTGGCGATGCAGGAATTTACGGTATGGCTGGTCTAGTTTTAGAACTCGCAGAAAAAAGTAACCCAAATTTAGAAGTCAAAGTGATTCCAGGAATTACTGCAAGTATTGGAGCCGCTGCTGTTCTCGGTGCACCAATCATGCATGATTTTTGCCATATTAGTTTAAGCGATTTAATGACACCGTGGGAAGTAATCGAAAAACGTCTAACCCACGCTGCAATGGCCGATTTTGTTGTCTGTTTTTACAATCCAAGAAGTAAAGGCCGCGCCAATCATTTAGCCAACGCTTTTCAAAAGATGATGGAGTATAAATCAGGGGACACAGTTGTTGGTATTGTGAAAGATGTCGGTCGAAAAGAAGAGCGAAAAATCATTACAACGATGCGAGATATCGATTATGAATTAGTGGATATGACAACGATGGTGATTGTAGGAAACAAAGAAACCTACGTGAAAAATGGCAAAATGATCACACCACGAGGTTACACACTATGA
- the cobK gene encoding precorrin-6A reductase, with protein MIFVLGGTSDSLAISDWLTEKKQAFILSVATDYGETLAKQHAENVFCGRLSKEEMLLKWNAENVHLVIDATHPFATIVSETAMEACKEADIPYIRFERTSEQTDNTYLVADIEEACTVAMKLGKRIFLTTGSKNLPEFVAGLNNRHIIARILPVSDVIRSAEELGLVADQIIGMKGPFTKEANRTQLEMTGADVLITKESGKQGGFQEKLAAAAELNIPVIVIRRKKLNYPIEINHLSELSEILTQLEVY; from the coding sequence ATGATTTTCGTGCTAGGAGGAACTTCGGATAGCTTGGCGATTAGTGACTGGCTAACGGAAAAAAAGCAAGCCTTTATCCTTTCTGTTGCAACCGATTACGGAGAAACTTTAGCGAAACAACATGCCGAAAACGTATTTTGTGGCAGATTATCAAAAGAAGAAATGCTCCTAAAATGGAACGCTGAAAATGTTCACCTCGTTATTGATGCGACTCATCCTTTTGCGACCATTGTTTCTGAAACAGCGATGGAAGCATGCAAAGAAGCAGACATTCCTTATATTCGTTTTGAACGCACTAGTGAACAAACAGATAATACTTATTTGGTAGCAGATATCGAGGAAGCTTGTACAGTTGCAATGAAACTTGGGAAACGAATTTTTCTTACAACTGGTAGTAAAAATTTACCAGAATTCGTAGCTGGTTTAAACAATCGACATATCATCGCTCGTATTTTACCAGTGTCTGATGTAATTCGTTCAGCCGAAGAACTAGGTCTCGTTGCCGACCAGATCATTGGCATGAAAGGACCGTTCACCAAAGAAGCGAACCGAACACAACTAGAAATGACTGGGGCAGATGTATTAATCACTAAAGAGAGTGGAAAACAAGGTGGCTTTCAAGAAAAACTCGCAGCTGCCGCAGAATTAAATATTCCAGTTATTGTGATTCGCCGTAAAAAATTAAATTATCCAATCGAAATAAATCATTTAAGCGAACTATCAGAAATTTTAACTCAATTGGAGGTCTACTAA